Proteins encoded in a region of the Leptolyngbya subtilissima AS-A7 genome:
- a CDS encoding peptidoglycan-binding protein, which translates to MAGVPTPGLDLIKTFEGLSLQAYPDPKTGNLPITIGWGSTRDKNGQPFKLGDRITREEADELLMRQVANNYLPPQERIPTWSTMNDNQRGAILSFAYNLGAYFYGSSGFETISRVLRNQEWQNLEAALILYRNPGTNVEEGLLRRRLSEANVFLAGTPGVALSTAGQRYLAGGRTPSGNRYLSQEAQAYLANRPAVSGSGGGVPTASGPRLLSLTNPYTNGQDVQQVQQALVRWGANLVADGYFGPATAIAVEQFQRSQGLPADGVVGPQTWARLQQSPPAPSLAQNRLLRLTNPLTSGSDVLTLQQALSRQGIAVTADGIFGPGTDRAVRQFQASRGLTADGVVGPETWTRLQQQATTPPTPTSPSFIRVLRLANPYTRGNDVRAVQQAIARAGFSVVADGVFGPGTDRAVRQYQASRGLTADGVVGSRTRASLGV; encoded by the coding sequence ATGGCTGGGGTGCCCACGCCAGGTCTAGACCTGATCAAAACTTTTGAGGGCTTGAGTTTACAAGCCTATCCAGACCCCAAGACCGGGAATTTGCCCATCACCATCGGCTGGGGCTCAACCCGCGATAAGAATGGCCAGCCCTTTAAGTTGGGCGATCGCATCACCCGAGAAGAGGCCGACGAGCTACTAATGCGGCAAGTCGCCAACAACTATCTACCGCCGCAGGAGCGCATTCCCACCTGGTCAACGATGAATGACAACCAGCGGGGGGCGATTCTCAGCTTTGCCTACAATCTGGGCGCCTACTTTTACGGGTCCAGCGGTTTTGAAACCATTTCGCGGGTGCTGCGCAATCAGGAGTGGCAGAACCTTGAGGCGGCCCTTATTCTCTACCGTAACCCTGGCACCAATGTGGAGGAAGGGCTGCTGCGCCGCCGCCTATCGGAGGCCAATGTGTTTTTAGCAGGCACGCCGGGGGTAGCCCTCAGCACCGCCGGGCAGCGTTATCTAGCGGGCGGTCGCACTCCCAGCGGCAACCGCTACCTGAGCCAAGAGGCCCAGGCCTATCTAGCCAACCGACCCGCAGTATCGGGCAGCGGCGGCGGGGTACCGACAGCATCGGGACCGCGACTGCTATCCCTCACCAACCCCTACACCAATGGTCAGGATGTGCAGCAGGTGCAGCAGGCGCTGGTGCGCTGGGGGGCAAATCTAGTTGCGGACGGATATTTTGGTCCGGCGACGGCGATCGCCGTCGAGCAGTTTCAGCGATCGCAGGGCCTTCCGGCTGATGGTGTTGTTGGCCCCCAAACTTGGGCGCGGCTGCAACAGTCGCCTCCTGCCCCATCCCTTGCCCAAAACCGGCTGCTGCGGCTCACCAACCCGCTCACCTCGGGCAGCGACGTGCTGACGCTGCAGCAGGCCCTCAGCCGCCAGGGCATTGCCGTCACCGCCGACGGCATCTTCGGCCCTGGCACCGATCGCGCCGTGCGCCAGTTTCAAGCCAGCCGAGGTCTGACCGCCGATGGCGTCGTCGGTCCCGAAACCTGGACAAGGCTACAACAGCAGGCCACCACCCCACCCACCCCGACCTCGCCCTCCTTTATACGAGTGCTGCGGTTGGCCAACCCCTATACCCGAGGCAACGATGTGCGGGCTGTGCAGCAGGCGATCGCCCGCGCCGGATTTTCGGTAGTAGCCGATGGGGTGTTTGGCCCCGGCACCGATCGCGCCGTGCGCCAGTATCAAGCCAGCCGAGGCTTAACCGCCGATGGCGTTGTCGGCTCCCGCACCCGCGCCAGTCTAGGGGTCTAA
- the cobA gene encoding uroporphyrinogen-III C-methyltransferase: MVSAASRPTVQPQGGQPYGMVYLVGAGPGDPGLFTLRGKGLLECADVVIHDALVSAPILAMINPQATVINAGKRRGRHSLGQEEINQLIIDQAKAHAVVVRLKGGDPFVFGRGGEEMAALIEAGIRVEVVPGITAGVAVPAYAGIPVTHRSQSSSVTFVTGHESAGKYRPRVNWRALAQGSETIVVYMGIHNLGTITAELLAADLSADTPVALIRWGTYPQQETLIGTLTTIVAQVAETGFEAPAIAVIGSVVNWHEVFSHCRPTGTLWP, encoded by the coding sequence ATGGTGTCGGCAGCTTCTCGGCCTACAGTTCAGCCCCAGGGGGGCCAACCCTACGGCATGGTTTACCTGGTCGGCGCAGGGCCGGGCGATCCGGGCCTGTTTACGCTGCGGGGCAAGGGGCTGCTGGAGTGCGCTGATGTGGTCATCCACGACGCCTTAGTAAGCGCTCCTATCTTGGCCATGATTAACCCCCAGGCCACGGTGATCAACGCGGGCAAGCGACGCGGTCGCCATTCCCTAGGGCAGGAGGAAATCAATCAGCTGATCATTGATCAGGCCAAGGCCCACGCTGTGGTAGTGCGCCTCAAAGGGGGCGATCCCTTTGTGTTTGGACGCGGCGGCGAAGAAATGGCCGCCCTGATAGAAGCCGGCATTCGGGTGGAGGTGGTGCCGGGCATTACGGCTGGAGTCGCGGTGCCGGCCTATGCGGGCATTCCGGTGACCCACCGCAGCCAGAGTTCGTCGGTGACTTTTGTGACCGGCCATGAGTCGGCCGGCAAGTATCGACCGAGGGTGAACTGGCGCGCTCTGGCACAGGGGTCTGAAACCATTGTGGTGTACATGGGCATTCACAACCTAGGGACGATTACCGCCGAGCTGCTCGCGGCCGACCTTAGCGCCGATACCCCCGTGGCGCTAATTCGCTGGGGCACCTACCCGCAACAAGAAACACTGATTGGCACGCTGACTACCATCGTGGCCCAGGTGGCAGAGACGGGGTTTGAAGCTCCGGCGATCGCTGTGATCGGCTCAGTGGTGAACTGGCACGAGGTTTTTAGCCACTGTCGTCCCACCGGCACCCTTTGGCCCTAG
- a CDS encoding CbiX/SirB N-terminal domain-containing protein, with protein MELGERAAMERSATSQAASFLRRAPALDWLRPSTTSPLGEEAGIFRSRVSQPETVNGPLVGTACLEVGAVPLHQQIVAFSQRAQAAGVNRVRVLPLFLLAGVHVMEDIPAEVELARHELPDLNLEICPHLGSHPGLIGLLRHKLSTTATEALIVLSHGSRRPGGNAPIYTLAQGLGGTAAFWAVAPSLDTQVIHYMQSGVQRVAILPYFLFAGSTTDAITHHTEELAERFPRMGFHLLPPLGPSPELANLVIDLALDRIPTKPQQALVPMQRVAFRHAVHPSSLVS; from the coding sequence ATGGAGCTTGGTGAACGGGCGGCAATGGAGCGATCGGCGACTAGTCAGGCGGCATCATTTCTACGGCGGGCTCCAGCGTTAGACTGGCTGCGTCCCAGCACGACTAGCCCTCTTGGGGAAGAAGCCGGTATTTTTCGCAGCCGAGTCTCTCAGCCCGAGACGGTGAATGGTCCCCTAGTGGGCACCGCCTGCCTTGAAGTTGGAGCCGTGCCGCTGCATCAGCAAATTGTCGCCTTTAGCCAGCGGGCTCAGGCCGCCGGGGTCAATCGCGTGCGGGTGCTCCCCTTGTTTTTGCTGGCTGGCGTCCACGTGATGGAAGACATTCCAGCGGAGGTCGAGCTGGCCCGTCACGAGCTGCCGGACCTAAACCTAGAGATCTGCCCGCACTTGGGCAGCCATCCCGGTCTTATAGGTCTTCTGCGCCACAAGCTAAGCACCACCGCCACCGAAGCGCTAATTGTGTTGTCCCACGGCAGCCGCCGACCCGGGGGCAATGCTCCTATTTACACCCTGGCTCAGGGGCTGGGGGGCACTGCCGCCTTTTGGGCTGTCGCTCCCAGTCTAGACACCCAAGTGATTCACTATATGCAGAGTGGGGTGCAGCGGGTGGCAATTTTGCCCTATTTCTTGTTTGCGGGCAGCACCACCGATGCCATTACCCACCACACCGAAGAGCTGGCCGAGCGCTTTCCTCGAATGGGGTTTCATCTGCTGCCGCCGCTGGGGCCTTCGCCCGAACTGGCCAACCTGGTGATTGACCTTGCCCTCGATCGCATACCGACCAAGCCTCAGCAGGCGCTGGTGCCAATGCAGCGCGTGGCCTTTCGCCACGCGGTTCACCCGTCGTCGCTCGTATCTTAG
- a CDS encoding heavy-metal-associated domain-containing protein yields MTIQLTVPNLACSACVNTVTQAIQAIDATAQVNADPKTKQVNVTTAASETEIKQAITTAGYTVA; encoded by the coding sequence ATGACGATTCAGCTGACTGTTCCTAACCTGGCCTGTTCTGCCTGTGTCAATACTGTCACTCAGGCAATTCAAGCAATCGATGCCACGGCCCAGGTGAATGCCGACCCCAAAACGAAGCAGGTCAACGTTACCACCGCAGCCTCAGAAACCGAGATTAAGCAGGCGATCACCACCGCCGGCTACACCGTTGCTTGA
- a CDS encoding heavy metal translocating P-type ATPase, producing MQNQTFKLRGMSCAACASNVEAAIRSVPGVDVCNVNFGAEQAAVTYNPRQTNPAEIQAAVDEAGYKAQPLDDVMAPEDDAERREREAENRKLTRKAVFSLAIAAILVIGSLPMMTGLPIPFIPTWLHNPWVQLVLTTPVLFWAGNSFYLNAWKALKRHSASMDTLVAVGTGTAFLYSLFPTLYPQWFIDQGLYPDVYFEAAAVIIALILLGRLLENRAKGQTSEAIRKLMGLQAKTARVIRRGQEVDIPIAEVVLGDIILVRPGEKIPVDGEIVEGSSTLDEAMVTGESVPVQKTVGDEVIGATLNKTGSFKFRATRVGKDTFLAQIVKLVQQAQGSKAPIQKMADRVTAWFVPMVMAIAILTFIVWYNVMGNVTMALITTVGVLIIACPCALGLATPTSIMVGTGKGAENGILIKGADSLELAHKIQTIVLDKTGTITQGKPTVTDYLTVNGTATELHLLKLAGSLERNSEHPLAEAVVNYAQSQGVTLENSQSFEAIAGSGVQGTVSGQRVQIGTHRWMQELGIATDRLQQQWERTEYLGRTVVWLAVDGRVKAILGIADAVKPSSAAAIRTLQRMGLEVVMLTGDNRRTAEVIAREVGVTRVFAEVRPDQKAAQVESLQREGKIVAMVGDGINDAPALAQADVGMAIGTGTDVAIAASDITLISGDLHGIVTAIQLSRATMANIRQNLFFAFIYNVAGIPIAAGILYPIFGWLLSPIIAGAAMALSSVSVVTNALRLRNFRPKLRG from the coding sequence ATGCAAAATCAAACCTTTAAGCTGCGGGGCATGAGCTGTGCCGCCTGCGCTAGCAATGTCGAAGCCGCCATTCGCTCGGTGCCCGGTGTCGATGTCTGTAACGTCAATTTTGGAGCTGAGCAAGCGGCTGTCACCTACAACCCTCGGCAAACGAATCCAGCCGAGATTCAGGCGGCGGTGGATGAGGCGGGCTACAAGGCCCAGCCCCTAGACGATGTTATGGCCCCAGAAGACGATGCCGAGCGGCGAGAGCGAGAAGCTGAAAACCGCAAACTCACTCGCAAAGCTGTGTTTAGCCTGGCGATCGCCGCCATTTTGGTGATCGGCTCGCTGCCGATGATGACGGGGTTGCCAATTCCCTTTATTCCGACGTGGCTGCACAACCCTTGGGTTCAGCTGGTGCTAACCACGCCCGTGCTGTTCTGGGCCGGGAACTCCTTTTACCTCAACGCCTGGAAAGCTCTCAAGCGCCACTCGGCCAGCATGGACACGCTAGTGGCCGTGGGTACCGGCACCGCGTTTCTCTACTCGCTGTTCCCTACCCTCTACCCCCAGTGGTTCATCGACCAAGGGCTCTATCCTGACGTGTACTTTGAAGCTGCTGCGGTGATTATCGCCCTGATTTTGCTGGGGCGACTGCTGGAGAACCGGGCCAAGGGCCAAACCTCCGAAGCCATCCGCAAGCTGATGGGGTTGCAGGCCAAAACCGCGCGGGTGATTCGCCGGGGTCAAGAAGTTGATATTCCCATTGCTGAGGTGGTGCTGGGCGACATCATTCTGGTGCGTCCTGGCGAGAAAATTCCGGTGGATGGCGAAATCGTCGAAGGCTCGTCCACCCTGGATGAGGCAATGGTGACGGGGGAAAGCGTGCCCGTGCAAAAGACCGTGGGCGACGAGGTGATTGGGGCAACCCTGAATAAAACCGGCAGCTTCAAGTTTCGCGCTACCCGCGTGGGCAAAGATACCTTCCTGGCGCAGATCGTCAAGCTAGTGCAGCAGGCCCAGGGGTCAAAGGCCCCGATTCAAAAGATGGCCGATCGCGTGACGGCCTGGTTTGTGCCGATGGTGATGGCGATCGCCATTCTCACCTTTATCGTCTGGTACAACGTCATGGGCAACGTCACCATGGCGCTGATTACCACCGTGGGCGTGCTGATTATTGCCTGCCCCTGTGCCCTCGGCCTGGCGACGCCGACCTCAATCATGGTGGGCACCGGTAAAGGCGCTGAGAATGGCATTCTGATCAAAGGAGCCGACAGCCTAGAGTTGGCCCACAAAATCCAAACCATCGTGCTGGACAAGACTGGGACAATTACCCAGGGCAAACCCACGGTGACCGATTACCTAACCGTAAACGGCACCGCTACCGAACTGCATCTGCTGAAACTGGCGGGATCTCTCGAACGCAACTCTGAGCATCCCCTGGCCGAAGCCGTGGTCAACTACGCTCAATCACAAGGGGTGACCCTAGAGAATTCCCAAAGCTTTGAGGCCATTGCTGGCAGCGGCGTTCAGGGCACTGTGTCTGGGCAGCGAGTTCAAATTGGCACCCACCGCTGGATGCAAGAACTCGGCATCGCCACCGATCGCCTACAGCAGCAGTGGGAGCGCACCGAATACCTGGGTCGTACCGTGGTGTGGTTGGCCGTTGATGGCCGGGTGAAAGCCATTTTGGGCATTGCCGATGCGGTCAAACCCTCCTCTGCCGCTGCCATTCGCACTCTGCAACGCATGGGCCTAGAGGTGGTGATGCTAACCGGCGACAACCGCCGCACCGCCGAGGTGATCGCCCGCGAAGTCGGTGTTACCCGCGTCTTTGCCGAGGTGCGCCCCGACCAAAAAGCCGCCCAGGTCGAAAGTCTGCAACGGGAGGGCAAGATCGTGGCCATGGTGGGCGACGGCATCAACGACGCGCCTGCGCTTGCTCAAGCCGATGTCGGCATGGCGATCGGCACGGGGACAGATGTGGCGATCGCCGCCAGTGACATCACCCTAATCTCTGGCGACCTGCACGGCATCGTCACCGCCATTCAGCTTTCCCGCGCCACTATGGCCAACATTCGCCAAAACCTGTTCTTCGCCTTCATCTACAACGTCGCAGGCATCCCGATCGCGGCGGGCATCCTCTATCCCATCTTTGGCTGGCTGCTCAGCCCGATTATTGCCGGAGCCGCGATGGCCCTCAGCTCCGTGTCAGTAGTGACGAATGCGCTACGGTTGCGGAATTTTCGGCCCAAGTTGCGAGGGTGA
- a CDS encoding cupredoxin domain-containing protein: MKLKHLTLSGFASLVLTTTLASGTLAQMDHTGMAESTGQFQRIEQPLWSRVAVTSAGLGLIGLELWWFLFSKPKSRQATATDGVQEVTVTVDGGYDPSHIVVQEGQPVRLNFYRKDPSSCLEEVRFPDFRIAQVLPVNQTTAIEFTPTQPGRYEFACGMNMFRGTVEVVANGGQAILPEPMTAVKFAHSPAYAVDAAADVG; encoded by the coding sequence ATGAAACTCAAACACCTTACCCTCAGCGGTTTCGCCAGTTTGGTCCTCACCACCACCCTTGCCAGCGGTACCCTAGCCCAAATGGACCATACGGGCATGGCTGAGTCCACTGGGCAGTTTCAGCGCATCGAACAACCCCTATGGTCTAGAGTTGCCGTTACCAGTGCTGGGCTAGGGCTGATCGGCCTCGAACTCTGGTGGTTCTTATTCAGCAAACCTAAGTCTCGCCAAGCTACGGCTACGGACGGTGTGCAGGAAGTCACCGTTACCGTCGATGGGGGCTACGATCCCAGCCACATCGTAGTGCAGGAGGGGCAGCCAGTGCGGCTGAATTTTTACCGCAAAGATCCCAGCAGTTGCTTAGAAGAAGTGCGCTTCCCTGATTTTCGCATTGCCCAGGTGCTGCCGGTAAATCAGACTACGGCAATCGAGTTCACCCCAACCCAGCCCGGTCGCTACGAGTTTGCCTGCGGCATGAACATGTTTCGCGGCACCGTCGAAGTGGTGGCCAATGGTGGTCAAGCCATCCTGCCTGAACCTATGACCGCCGTGAAATTTGCCCATTCCCCAGCTTATGCTGTAGATGCTGCCGCCGATGTGGGCTGA
- a CDS encoding NfeD family protein, translating into MLIYGLCFIVGGIFVLLAAVGGLDGVDIDTNLDFNVEASASVDDIDAGTQIDQTLTALRDRWWLPFLSLRFWTFALCFFGLTGLLINLVQPNLAVWLGTLIALLMGLFCGLVAALVLRSLGRQSVSSLIRPETLTGQIATVEIPFDTDSRGKVSLSIAGSTVSFFAITQEDREFRVGETVLVVGMEHNKLWVAAAEGLRE; encoded by the coding sequence ATGCTGATCTACGGTCTGTGTTTCATTGTCGGGGGCATTTTTGTCTTGTTGGCTGCCGTCGGCGGGCTGGATGGCGTAGACATCGACACCAATCTTGACTTCAATGTCGAAGCATCTGCCAGTGTTGACGACATTGACGCAGGCACCCAGATTGACCAAACGCTGACGGCTCTGCGCGATCGCTGGTGGCTGCCCTTTCTCAGCCTGCGGTTTTGGACCTTTGCCCTCTGCTTTTTTGGTCTGACGGGGCTATTGATCAACCTAGTACAGCCCAACTTAGCGGTCTGGTTAGGAACGCTAATTGCACTACTGATGGGTCTGTTTTGTGGGCTGGTGGCGGCGCTGGTGCTGCGATCGCTCGGTCGGCAGTCGGTTAGCAGCCTGATTCGTCCCGAAACCCTGACGGGCCAGATCGCCACGGTAGAAATTCCTTTCGATACCGACAGCCGAGGCAAAGTCAGCCTCAGCATTGCTGGCTCGACCGTCAGCTTTTTTGCCATTACCCAGGAAGACCGCGAGTTTCGCGTTGGCGAAACGGTGCTGGTGGTGGGGATGGAGCACAACAAGCTGTGGGTGGCCGCGGCTGAGGGGTTGAGGGAGTAG
- a CDS encoding flotillin family protein codes for MTRADTVAIAEVMPPVSVIGQSGGRALGGGAIAVLIFVVLITIWGVNALVQICDPNKILIISGRKYRRADGQTLGYRVIYGGRTFRIPILETVKTMDLTTMPVPIEVTNAYSKGGTPLDIQAIANVKIARDEVLVGNAIERFLGRGREEISRVARETLEGNLRGVVATLTPEQLNEDRLQFAERIASDVRNDLVKLGLQLDTLKIQSVADQVDYLNSIGRRQIANVVRDAEIAESNAVAEAEQIEADSSREAEVAKTQARTVIQEKENELRRITAEVEKQARIEEERTLTAAEEARARAQRELQAIRAHLEQARLEVEKVLPAKAQQRAQEFQARGAAATLEENAKASAQASQMLVQVWQETGVDASQIFLVQQLEMVLKEAGRIPGRLHLGQVNVIDNGDGKAIASLLNAYPEMVKQFLRQSEDILGIPLAAISPLTPSAPTPKSLPSEQTP; via the coding sequence ATGACTAGAGCCGATACGGTGGCGATCGCGGAGGTGATGCCACCGGTGTCGGTGATTGGGCAGAGCGGGGGGCGGGCTTTGGGGGGGGGGGCGATCGCCGTCCTGATCTTCGTGGTGCTAATTACCATTTGGGGCGTCAACGCCCTGGTGCAGATCTGCGACCCCAACAAAATTTTGATTATCTCCGGGCGCAAGTATCGCCGGGCCGACGGGCAAACCCTGGGTTACCGGGTGATCTACGGCGGGCGAACCTTCCGCATTCCTATTCTCGAAACGGTCAAAACCATGGATTTGACCACCATGCCGGTGCCAATTGAGGTCACCAACGCCTACTCAAAGGGAGGCACGCCGCTGGATATTCAGGCGATCGCCAATGTCAAAATCGCTCGCGACGAGGTGCTGGTCGGCAATGCGATCGAGCGCTTTTTAGGCCGAGGTCGCGAAGAAATTTCTCGGGTGGCGCGGGAAACCCTGGAGGGCAACCTGCGTGGCGTGGTGGCCACCCTCACCCCCGAACAGTTGAACGAAGACCGGCTCCAGTTTGCCGAGCGCATCGCCAGCGACGTGCGTAACGACTTGGTCAAGCTGGGGTTGCAGCTCGACACCCTCAAAATTCAAAGCGTCGCCGACCAGGTTGACTACCTCAACTCCATTGGGCGGCGGCAGATCGCCAACGTGGTGCGCGATGCCGAAATTGCTGAATCTAACGCCGTCGCCGAAGCCGAGCAAATTGAAGCCGACAGCAGCCGCGAGGCCGAAGTCGCCAAAACCCAGGCCCGCACCGTAATTCAAGAAAAAGAAAACGAGCTGCGCCGCATCACTGCCGAGGTCGAAAAGCAGGCTCGCATCGAAGAAGAGCGCACCCTGACAGCCGCCGAAGAGGCCCGCGCCCGCGCCCAGCGAGAACTTCAAGCGATTCGCGCCCATTTGGAACAGGCCCGCCTAGAGGTGGAAAAAGTGCTGCCCGCCAAGGCCCAACAGCGCGCTCAAGAGTTTCAGGCCCGAGGGGCCGCCGCCACCCTCGAAGAAAACGCTAAGGCCTCGGCCCAAGCCAGCCAAATGCTGGTTCAGGTCTGGCAAGAAACGGGAGTAGATGCCTCCCAGATCTTTTTGGTGCAGCAGCTCGAAATGGTGCTCAAAGAGGCGGGGCGAATTCCCGGTCGCCTGCACCTAGGGCAAGTGAACGTAATTGACAACGGCGACGGCAAGGCGATTGCATCGCTACTCAACGCCTACCCCGAAATGGTGAAGCAGTTTCTGCGTCAGTCCGAAGACATCCTCGGTATTCCTCTAGCCGCTATCTCTCCCCTCACCCCCTCGGCCCCTACTCCCAAATCCCTACCCTCGGAGCAAACCCCATGA
- a CDS encoding flotillin family protein — MSLIFTLLVVMFGATGSLLLIIKNLYYICQPSEVLIFAGDRRTVGDGHSVGYRLVKGGSSIRKPLLEKTFRMELTNMIIELKVASAYSKGGIPLNVDGVANIKIAGEEPAIHNAIERLLGKSREEIEKIARETLEGNLRGVLATLTPEQVNEDKMAFVRNLLDEADDDLAQLGLILDNLQIQNISDDVGYLNSIGRKQRADLLRDARIAEAEAKTQSALQAAENLKRTSLRQIEAKIETTRADADRRLQNALSQRQAAISEAESEIAAEVARTEAELAVQRERRNQVEQQLQADVIAPAAASCQQAQARAKGDAASIVEDGRARAEGIRELATTWKAAGDHAREIFLFQKLESLLANLVDTVPDVQVESITVIDPGRGGNATKLASFMEQMKQTTGLDLAQTLQNLGGCSVSQGALATKLDADTNQD, encoded by the coding sequence ATGAGCCTAATCTTCACCCTCCTGGTGGTCATGTTTGGGGCCACCGGCAGCCTGCTGCTGATCATCAAAAATCTCTACTACATCTGCCAGCCCAGCGAAGTGCTGATCTTTGCGGGCGATCGCCGCACCGTCGGCGATGGGCACAGCGTCGGCTATCGCTTGGTTAAGGGCGGCAGCAGCATTCGCAAACCCCTACTCGAAAAGACGTTCCGCATGGAACTCACTAACATGATCATCGAGCTGAAGGTGGCCAGCGCCTACTCCAAGGGCGGCATTCCCCTCAACGTCGATGGCGTGGCCAACATCAAAATTGCGGGTGAAGAACCGGCGATTCACAATGCGATCGAGCGCTTGCTGGGCAAGAGCCGCGAGGAAATCGAAAAAATTGCTCGCGAAACTTTGGAGGGCAACCTGCGGGGCGTGCTGGCAACCCTCACCCCTGAGCAGGTGAACGAGGACAAGATGGCCTTTGTCCGCAACCTGCTCGACGAAGCCGACGACGACTTGGCTCAGCTCGGCCTGATTCTCGACAACCTGCAAATTCAAAACATCTCCGACGACGTCGGCTACCTAAACTCGATCGGGCGCAAGCAGCGGGCCGACCTGCTGCGCGACGCCCGCATCGCTGAGGCTGAGGCCAAAACCCAGTCGGCCCTGCAAGCTGCCGAAAACCTCAAGCGCACCTCCCTGCGCCAAATCGAGGCCAAAATAGAAACCACCCGCGCCGATGCCGATCGCCGTCTGCAAAACGCCCTCAGCCAGCGCCAGGCCGCCATCTCCGAAGCCGAGTCCGAAATTGCCGCCGAAGTTGCCCGTACCGAAGCCGAACTCGCCGTTCAGCGCGAACGCCGCAACCAGGTCGAGCAGCAGCTCCAGGCCGATGTGATTGCCCCCGCCGCCGCCTCTTGCCAGCAGGCCCAGGCCCGTGCCAAGGGCGACGCCGCCAGCATTGTCGAAGACGGTCGCGCCCGCGCCGAGGGCATTCGCGAACTGGCTACTACCTGGAAGGCCGCAGGCGACCACGCCCGAGAAATCTTCCTCTTTCAGAAACTGGAGTCGCTGCTGGCGAATCTGGTCGACACCGTGCCTGATGTGCAGGTCGAAAGCATCACCGTGATCGATCCGGGACGGGGCGGCAATGCTACCAAGCTGGCCTCGTTTATGGAGCAGATGAAGCAGACCACAGGGCTAGATTTGGCCCAGACGTTGCAAAATCTGGGCGGCTGCAGTGTTTCGCAAGGGGCATTAGCCACCAAACTAGACGCTGATACAAATCAGGACTAA